A genomic window from Populus alba chromosome 19, ASM523922v2, whole genome shotgun sequence includes:
- the LOC140954260 gene encoding probable leucine-rich repeat receptor-like serine/threonine-protein kinase At3g14840, with the protein MYLTRNMLTGPIPDWIDKRDTRYEIDLSYNNFTSEAKCRETLNLFKSTWGGNYSKPVECLRACSEGTLKFVKLSAFTFHPEGDRKK; encoded by the exons AT GTATCTTACAAGGAACATGCTTACAGGGCCCATCCCAGATTGGATCGACAAAAGAGATACTCGCTA CGAAATCGATCTTTCTTACAACAATTTTACTTCGGAAGCAAAATGTAGAGAAACACT aaatctgttcaaAAGTACTTGGGGAGGGAACTATTC GAAACCTGTTGAGTGCCTGCGTGCTTGTTCTGAAGGTACTCTTAAATTTGTTAAGCTATCCGCTTTTACATTTCACCCGGAAGGAGACCGAAAAAAATGA
- the LOC118039428 gene encoding uncharacterized protein yields the protein MFSGTVPPELGGLVNLENLTLSGNYLTGELPPALTNLTGLKELRLSGNNFTGRIPDFIRSWKQLDTLEIQAGGFTGPIPSSISLLTNLTDLKISNLLGDGSEFPNLESIAGIKYLMLSNCNLSGNFPIYLTRMAKLKNFVIYSIPCISSILSFIYMKIEV from the exons ATGTTTTCCGGAACTGTTCCCCCTGAGCTTGGAGGCTTGGTTAACCTGGAGAATCT AACTCTCAGTGGCAATTATCTCACTGGAGAGTTACCACCGGCTCTGACTAATCTGACCGGATTGAAGGAACT AAGGCTTAGCGGCAATAACTTCACTGGAAGAATACCTGATTTTATTCGGAGCTGGAAACAACTTGATACATT AGAGATCCAAGCTGGTGGTTTCACTGGACCCATTCCTTCAAGCATTTCTCTCTTGACTAATCTAACTGATCT aaaaataagtaacttaCTTGGAGATGGTTCAGAGTTTCCCAACCTAGAATCTATAGCAGGCATTAAGTATCT GATGTTGAGCAACTGCAACTTGTCAGGAAATTTTCCCATATATTTGACCAGAATGGCAAAGCTgaaaaattttgtaatttactcTATCCCTTGTATATCATCCATTCTGTCATTCATCTACATGAAGATTGAAGTGTGA